A region of Ornithodoros turicata isolate Travis chromosome 5, ASM3712646v1, whole genome shotgun sequence DNA encodes the following proteins:
- the LOC135395920 gene encoding uncharacterized protein LOC135395920 encodes MDRTQLNKKRKILRNQVTTIQNDLDRRTAGEEPQDITELAARIDRLQSLNASLKEVDSQIEPLLTEDEFDQEFTKQLDYQNRLEMTLFMAKAHVDARRRAVTTSDIPAIAHPQGDASPARVHTVQATQTQAAVRLPKLEMLKFDGKRCHWQQFWSQFNVTIHTNASLPESSKMQYLMAALQGEAANAVEGLQLTPGTYESAVEILRNRFGNDNLLIQEHLKSLADIEPVRSSRHLYDLRRLYDTVQAHIRGLNCLGTTTESYCSMLYPILLRSLPMDMALQFNRVLTEKTVSTASTSTALTSASTGTSFHNNALKSLLTFLGNEVRHREEITQRTFQSPPEHDPTKTPHFRKFKPANGRPVVTLQNMVKAGKGNERCLFCNMTSHAIADCTSTKSLAEKKHVLAEQRRCFRCCKPNHAARHCRTRPKCHKCAGHHATTMCDPEYKPRPSAPAPGTSAAVTLKTTVNRSPQRILLQTATAWAHATKEEVFTRLIFDGGSQRTFITRHLSKALGCQIVRTEHISIGAFGVQHNRPEVLEAVELSLRTMHGRGEHQKITALVVEQICSQVLDVPPDVIKEHMQQYKLAIADCRDGALRQQIEILIGADHYWEFVTGRTLPVYQGVQAVETTLGWTLQGPCSLPNVVRTASCHTVTVLHASQHREAVNDMMERIWNLDSIGIRCDETDAAQHHFVLDNFKTSIQLKNDRYSVALPWKPVVSMLDNKHIAEKRLSQVTRRLTKSQGLMARYDAAIREYLVSGVAEKVTQEMDQAQNAAHIYYMPHHAVIREDRITTKMRIVFDASSHEAGTSSLNDNLNAGPNLNPDIMPLLMNFRLYPVALVSDVQKAFLQIAIHEDDRDALRLLWYSTTPVDGQLLPNVETWRMTRVTFGTAPSTFLLAATLQHHIQRHASEHPRLARILENSIYVDDVIFGAANEEEAEEMYTETLQLFGKASMKLQKWGSNSYAMREKFKSEPDAVLIGNTTKVLGIPWNQEQDTLSLPLDFHRTSGEYNGMTTKRQVLRSVAQIYDPLGFILPYTVTGKMLLQEIWKHGLEWDAPLPDDIARKWGAWHNELQDLKDIEIPRCYLPDMSTEIQPQLHFFSDASPGAYGTVVYLRLGGCADGYKTQLIAARSRIAPVKEVTLARMELLGALMSARLASYLRDNFKLTTSDFFWTDSMIALQWIRGDANRWPQFVRNRVTEIQQKVEKDRWRYVGTEANPADLLTRGTSPKKLLQSKLWWKGPSWLAQSDDKWPSPEVNEMTRTHVHKEQVVLQTIQ; translated from the coding sequence ATGGACCGAACTCAGCTGAACAAAAAGCGCAAGATTCTGCGGAACCAGGTGACGACGATCCAGAACGATCTTGACCGACGAACGGCGGGTGAAGAACCTCAGGACATTACCGAATTGGCAGCACGCATCGACAGGCTACAAAGCCTCAACGCCTCTCTCAAAGAAGTCGATAGTCAGATCGAACCTCTTCTTACTGAAGATGAGTTTGACCAGGAGTTCACGAAGCAGCTGGATTATCAAAACAGATTGGAAATGACCCTCTTCATGGCAAAGGCACACGTCGACGCCCGTAGACGTGCTGTGACCACCTCTGATATCCCTGCTATCGCACATCCACAGGGAGATGCCTCCCCTGCGCGGGTACACACCGTTCAAGCAACACAAACGCAAGCCGCTGTTCGCCTTCCCAAACTAGAAATGCTGAAGTTCGACGGCAAACGATGTCACTGGCAGCAATTTTGGAGTCAATTCAATGTGACTATCCACACCAATGCCTCACTCCCTGAGAGTAGCAAGATGCAGTACCTAATGGCTGCACTACAAGGGGAAGCTGCGAACGCCGTGGAAGGTCTACAGTTGACTCCTGGCACTTACGAATCTGCCGTCGAGATTCTCCGCAATCGTTTCGGCAACGATAATCTACTAATTCAAGAACACCTCAAAAGCCTGGCGGATATCGAACCCGTACGTTCGAGCCGACATCTCTACGACTTGCGGAGGCTATATGACACAGTCCAGGCTCACATTCGAGGACTGAACTGCCTTGGCACTACTACAGAGTCTTACTGCTCTATGCTGTACCCGATCTTGCTGAGATCTCTTCCGATGGATATGGCATTGCAATTTAACCGTGTACTTACCGAGAAAACGGTATCAACCGCTTCGACATCAACCGCTTTGACATCAGCCTCTACAGGCACATCGTTTCACAACAACGCGTTGAAGTCATTACTGACCTTCCTAGGAAACGAAGTAAGGCACCGCGAAGAAATCACCCAGCGTACCTTTCAATCTCCTCCCGAACATGACCCCACAAAGACGCCGCACTTTCGCAAATTTAAACCGGCGAATGGTCGTCCAGTGGTCACATTGCAAAACATGGTCAAGGCAGGCAAGGGAAATGAACGCTGCCTCTTTTGCAACATGACAAGCCATGCGATAGCAGATTGTACAAGCACAAAGTCTCTTGCCGAAAAGAAACACGTATTAGCAGAGCAACGCCGATGCTTCAGATGTTGCAAGCCGAATCACGCTGCAAGACATTGTAGAACCCGCCCAAAATGCCACAAATGTGCCGGTCACCACGCAACGACGATGTGCGACCCAGAATATAAGCCTCGGCCATCTGCCCCTGCTCCCGGAACGTCCGCGGCAGTCACTCTGAAGACCACAGTCAATCGCTCCCCCCAACGCATTCTACTTCAGACCGCCACAGCCTGGGCACACGCAACTAAGGAGGAAGTCTTCACGCGCCTAATCTTCGACGGCGGCAGTCAACGCACGTTCATCACTCGTCACTTGTCGAAAGCACTCGGATGTCAGATCGTTCGCACAGAGCACATCTCCATTGGGGCATTCGGAGTTCAACACAATCGTCCAGAAGTACTGGAAGCCGTTGAGCTCAGTTTAAGGACTATGCATGGAAGAGGTGAACATCAAAAGATAACAGCCCTGGTGGTGGAACAGATATGCTCTCAAGTCTTGGACGTTCCACCTGATGTCATCAAAGAgcacatgcagcagtacaagctggcaatagccgaCTGTCGCGACGGTGCCCTGCGTCAACAAATAGAGATTCTGATTGGTGCGGACCACTACTGGGAATTTGTTACCGGGCGCACTCTTCCGGTGTATCAAGGTGTACAAGCCGTCGAAACGACACTTGGCTGGACGCTGCAAGGACCATGCTCTCTACCAAACGTGGTGCGCACAGCAAGCTGTCACACGGTGACTGTGTTGCACGCAAGCCAACATCGCGAAGCGGTGAACGACATGATGGAGCGAATTTGGAACTTGGACAGCATCGGCATACGTTGCGATGAGACAGACGCAGCACAGCATCACTTTGTCCTCGATAACTTCAAGACGTCCATTCAGTTGAAGAACGACAGGTATTCAGTTGCCTTGCCGTGGAAACCAGTTGTGTCAATGCTAGACAACAAGCACATTGCGGAGAAACGTCTTTCACAAGTCACGAGGCGTCTAACCAAGTCACAGGGGTTAATGGCGAGATACGACGCAGCCATACGTGAATATCTTGTCTCTGGAGTAGCAGAAAAGGTTACCCAGGAAATGGATCAGGCCCAAAATGCAGCACACATATACTACATGCCGCATCACGCAGTCATCAGGGAGGATCGAATAACTACAAAGATGAGGATCGTCTTCGACGCATCCTCTCATGAAGCTGGCACCAGCTCGCTCAATGATAATCTGAACGCGGGCCCCAACCTAAATCCGGATATCATGCCACTACTTATGAACTTCCGCCTTTATCCAGTAGCCTTGGTATCGGATGTACAGAAGGCATTCCTACAGATCGCCATACACGAGGATGACAGAGACGCGCTTAGGTTGCTGTGGTACAGCACCACGCCGGTAGACGGCCAGCTACTGCCTAACGTTGAAACGTGGCGCATGACTAGGGTGACTTTCGGCACGGCCCCTAGCACGTTCCTCCTGGCAGCCACGTTACAGCACCATATCCAGCGGCACGCCAGTGAGCATCCGAGACTAGCAAGGATACTTGAAAATTCCATTTACGTGGACGACGTCATTTTTGGTGCGGCGAACGAGGAGGAGGCAGAGGAGATGTACACCGAAACCTTACAGCTGTTTGGAAAGGCTTCCATGAAGCTCCAAAAATGGGGTTCGAACAGTTATGCGATGCGCGAGAAGTTTAAGTCAGAACCGGATGCTGTTTTGATTGGAAACACAACGAAAGTACTTGGCATTCCTTGGAACCAGGAGCAGGATACGCTGTCTCTACCACTTGACTTCCACCGCACATCAGGAGAGTACAACGGCATGACCACGAAACGACAGGTGCTGCGCTCTGTGGCACAAATATATGACCCATTGGGCTTCATCCTTCCGTACACCGTCACCGGAAAGATGCTCCTACAGGAAATCTGGAAGCACGGGTTGGAGTGGGATGCTCCGCTACCAGATGATATCGCTCGTAAATGGGGCGCTTGGCACAACGAGCTCCAGGATCTCAAAGACATTGAAATACCACGTTGTTACTTACCGGACATGAGCACTGAGATCCAGCCACAGCTACACTTTTTCTCTGATGCTAGCCCCGGCGCGTACGGTACCGTTGTTTATCTACGTCTCGGCGGCTGCGCGGACGGATACAAAACACAACTGATCGCAGCAAGATCAAGGATAGCACCAGTGAAGGAGGTTACTCTAGCTCGTATGGAACTACTTGGTGCGCTGATGTCAGCTCGTCTCGCCAGCTACTTGCGGGACAATTTCAAGCTCACCACCTCAGATTTCTTTTGGACAGATTCAATGATTGCTTTGCAATGGATACGAGGGGACGCAAACCGCTGGCCGCAGTTTGTGCGCAACAGAGTCACAGAAATTCAACAGAAGGTAGAGAAAGATCGATGGAGATACGTGGGAACAGAAGCAAATCCAGCCGACTTGTTGACGCGAGGAACAAGTCCCAAGAAATTGCTTCAGTCCAAGCTGTGGTGGAAAGGACCATCATGGCTGGCGCAATCTGATGACAAATGGCCATCTCCTGAAGTCAATGAGATGACACGCACTCACGTTCATAAAGAGCAGGTTGTGCTCCAAACCATCCAATAA
- the LOC135395922 gene encoding uncharacterized protein LOC135395922, which yields MDLGRFSNVNNLHRVTAWIIRFTKNSRGIGRINGPLSASEIQQAERYWVRQEQESAFADEISALGSNNALKRTSKLKDLRPFIDDDGILRLGGRMGGSRQTFSECHPIILPTHSHYARLLILQSHRQVFHCGVRDTLVQLRERFWILRARQQVKRILRGCVTCRRNDARHLTQPDGQLPPDRVTMSHPFEVTGIDFAGPVMLKRRRNYHKGYIVLFTCAVTRAVHLELCEDMSAIKFLQAFRRFTARRGICQTIYSDNALTFKKVAREIRDIQRILTDPLVQDYSSRNGIRWKFIPERAPWWGGFYERLIRSVKSALRKTLSRNVVDFIEMQTLLAEVEAMMNSRPITFVYNENSEPTPLTPATMIMGRRLLAPPSTESTTSRNTIHDSSSTKIRETWKRQLHYLNAVWNRWQQEYLSELRSAYHSKGTNDCDVRTGDLVLVKEPNCPRLQWKMALVEKVFTGSDGRVRVCLIRTPGRTILRRPVQHLYKLESQEK from the coding sequence ATGGATCTGGGACGATTCAGCAATGTCAATAACCTCCATCGTGTAACAGCGTGGATAATTCGATTCACCAAGAACTCCAGAGGAATAGGTcggatcaacggtcccttaagcGCTAGTGAGATTCAACAGGCCGAACGCTACTGGGTAAGGCAAGAACAAGAATCTGCATTCGCGGACGAAATCAGCGCACTCGGAAGCAACAATGCACTTAAGCGAACATCGAAGTTGAAAGATCTAAGGCCATTTATTGACGACGACGGCATCCTCAGGCTTGGAGGACGAATGGGTGGTAGTCGTCAAACATTTTCGGAATGTCATCCAATCATACTGCCAACTCACTCGCATTATGCTCGCCTTTTAATTTTACAGTCCCATCGACAAGTTTTCCACTGCGGAGTGCGTGACACTTTAGTGCAGCTACGCGAAAGGTTCTGGATACTCCGAGCACGCCAACAAGTCAAGCGAATACTACGAGGTTGCGTGACATGCAGAAGAAACGACGCAAGGCATCTGACACAACCTGATGGCCAACTTCCACCTGACAGAGTGACGATGAGTCATCCCTTCGAGGTCACCGGCATCGATTTTGCGGGACCAGTAATGTTGAAGCGAAGGAGGAACTACCACAAGGGCTACATTGTCCTCTTCACTTGTGCCGTCACAAGGGCTGTGCACCTAGAGCTGTGCGAGGACATGTCAGCGATCAAGTTCTTGCAAGCCTTCCGAAGATTTACAGCTCGTAGGGGAATCTGCCAAACCATCTACTCGGACAATGCCTTGACGTTCAAAAAGGTCGCAAGAGAAATTCGGGACATACAGAGGATCTTAACGGACCCACTGGTGCAGGACTATTCTTCACGTAACGGAATCCGCTGGAAATTCATACCGGAGCGCGCACCATGGTGGGGTGGCTTTTATGAAAGACTGATAAGATCCGTAAAATCAGCATTGAGGAAAACCCTGTCCAGGAACGTCGTAGACTTCATCGAAATGCAAACTCTGCTGGCTGAGGTGGAGGCGATGATGAACTCAAGACCTATAACCTTTGTTTACAACGAAAACTCCGAGCCGACACCACTCACTCCAGCAACCATGATAATGGGAAGACGTCTACTCGCACCACCATCGACGGAATCCACCACATCGCGGAACACAATCCATGACTCATCGTCCACGAAGATAAGGGAGACATGGAAAAGACAGCTGCACTACCTCAATGCAGTATGGAATAGGTGGCAGCAAGAATACCTCTCGGAACTACGTTCTGCATACCACTCCAAAGGGACAAACGACTGCGACGTTCGAACCGGAGATTTAGTTCTCGTCAAAGAGCCCAACTGTCCCAGGCTTCAATGGAAAATGGCCCTCGTTGAGAAAGTTTTCACAGGTTCAGATGGACGAGTTAGGGTATGTCTGATTAGGACTCCTGGTAGAACGATACTCAGGAGACCCGTCCAGCACCTCTACAAGCTCGAGTCACAAGAAAAATAG